The following are encoded together in the Amblyraja radiata isolate CabotCenter1 chromosome 27, sAmbRad1.1.pri, whole genome shotgun sequence genome:
- the LOC116988341 gene encoding transmembrane protein 200A-like: MMSTENKPATKTQKSIGQPALHSRGKASRSNYISRDDKSVKAKINMRSPAGLFIILGLLIVMVGIAIAVAGYWPYKHNVQAPVIQRGTNNSELAVNIQLAKSRLHPRPGQRNEKLKLIGPLIMGIGLFVFICANTVLYENRDRETKLLAQGKIYSIAGQAVNGDDSEAERSLQDPIPSSTETSAIEETSSAIYDHERSCANSANHKMTAQLLHHKRPSPSVSLCSVASESGNSSEGNLNVPLNYGSESVSTAVVLPVIKLNNCVIDTPVVADVVEDTELGQSVTMLLSTEELSRLQNHGYIRSGSIRSADDAPRIVDTDQPSPRQSFPNRFIGRLFFSGATRKTYCSDLQLHTSCGHSGARDLGINASELSQQQQQTERQQHRSWPRLDCSYIKKYLKLENREDSVDKLLEQAEREYAGEEQNVKELRNERL; the protein is encoded by the coding sequence ATGATGAGCACAGAAAATAAACCAGCCACAAAGACCCAGAAAAGCATTGGCCAACCCGCTCTTCACTCCCGTGGTAAAGCATCAAGATCAAATTATATTTCCAGAGATGATAAGAGTGTCAAAGCAAAAATTAATATGCGCTCGCCCGCTGGGCTCTTCATTATATTGGGCCTGTTGATTGTCATGGTGGGGATCGCTATAGCAGTTGCTGGCTACTGGCCTTATAAACACAATGTTCAGGCGCCAGTGATTCAGCGGGGAACAAATAACAGTGAATTGGCCGTCAACATTCAACTTGCCAAATCAAGGCTTCACCCTCGACCGGGGCAAAGGAACGAGAAGCTGAAACTAATTGGCCCACTGATCATGGGCATCGGGTTATTCGTGTTCATCTGCGCGAACACGGTCTTGTATGAAAATCGGGACAGGGAAACCAAACTCCTGGCCCAGGGAAAGATTTATTCCATCGCGGGCCAGGCTGTCAATGGGGATGACAGTGAAGCGGAGAGGTCTCTGCAGGATCCCATTCCGTCTTCCACTGAGACCAGCGCCATTGAAGAGACCAGCAGCGCCATCTACGACCACGAACGCTCCTGTGCCAACTCTGCAAATCATAAAATGACGGCCCAGTTGCTGCATCACAAAAGACCCTCCCCGTCCGTCTCCCTTTGTAGCGTGGCCTCCGAGTCTGGCAACTCCAGCGAAGGGAACCTCAACGTCCCTTTGAACTACGGCAGTGAGTCGGTCTCCACCGCGGTGGTGCTGCCGGTCATTAAACTCAACAACTGTGTGATTGATACTCCAGTGGTCGCTGATGTGGTGGAAGATACTGAGCTTGGACAGTCTGTGACCATGTTATTGTCCACCGAGGAACTGAGCAGGTTACAGAACCATGGATACATCCGCTCCGGCAGCATCCGTAGCGCCGATGATGCTCCTCGCATCGTGGACACCGACCAGCCCTCGCCTCGCCAGTCCTTCCCCAACAGGTTTATTGGGAGGTTGTTCTTCTCAGGGGCCACCAGGAAGACGTACTGCTCCGACCTGCAACTCCACACTTCGTGCGGCCACTCCGGGGCCCGTGACCTCGGGATTAACGCCAGCGAGCTCAGCCAACAGCAGCAACAGACGGAAAGGCAGCAGCACAGGAGTTGGCCACGTTTGGATTGCAGCTACATAAAGAAGTATCTGAAGCTGGAAAACCGAGAGGACAGCGTGGACAAGTTACTAGAACAGGCTGAACGCGAGTATGCAGGCGAGGAGCAGAATGTTAAGGAGCTAAGGAATGAAAGACTCTGA